In the Phoenix dactylifera cultivar Barhee BC4 unplaced genomic scaffold, palm_55x_up_171113_PBpolish2nd_filt_p 000139F, whole genome shotgun sequence genome, one interval contains:
- the LOC103711011 gene encoding serine/threonine-protein kinase PEPKR2 isoform X2 has product MESLRRKRKGAKSSSAVGSYLSDGVDHARQIKKCCRGQQNAFPREKVGSCSGGEAAGAVMTAPPSGRPLASSPGRGLKRKLGCIDPVTSIGRKKKLENEYTLGRDIGQGRFGAVRLCRSRASGEEFACKTLPKNGEETVHREVEIMQHLSGHPGIVTLKAVFEDSESFHLVMELCSGGRLIDEMVREGRYSEQRAAVLIKELVSVIKYCHEMGVVHRDIKPENILLTSSGKMKLADFGLAVRVAGGQKLSGIAGSPAYVAPEVLLGHYSEKVDIWAAGVLLYALLVGTLPFRGESLEAVFEAIKKVELDFQSGIWESVSELARDLVHRMLTRSVSTRLAADEVLRHPWILFYTECPSKALAIKSRVRNSEPRIEVQRIGVISNSPSMEGLSCKSEEQDACGFVDALAVAISRVRISEPKRSRICDPGSPIQQQCSSNMKSNLCTAF; this is encoded by the exons ATGGAGTCTttgaggaggaagagaaagggAGCGAAATCTTCTTCGGCTGTGGGGTCATACCTGTCTGATGGCGTGGATCACGCGAGGCAGATAAAGAAGTGCTGTAGGGGCCAGCAGAATGCGTTCCCTCGCGAAAAAGTAGGATCTTGCAGTGGTGGAGAGGCCGCAGGAGCCGTGATGACTGCCCCGCCCTCTGGGAGACCACTGGCGAGTTCTCCGGGACGTGGCCTGAAGAGGAAATTGGGTTGCATAGATCCGGTGACCAGTATTGGCCGGAAGAAGAAGCTGGAGAACGAGTACACTCTTGGCCGGGATATCGGGCAAGGGAGGTTTGGGGCTGTTAGGCTGTGCAGGAGCAGGGCCAGCGGTGAGGAGTTTGCATGCAAGACGTTGCCCAAGAATGGGGAGGAGACCGTTCACCGGGAGGTGGAGATTATGCAGCACCTCTCTGGCCACCCTGGTATTGTTACTCTCAAGGCGGTGTTTGAGGATTCTGAATCTTTTCATCTCGTGATGGAGCTGTGCTCTGGGGGCCGGCTGATTGACGAGATGGTCAGGGAAGGAAGGTACTCGGAGCAGCGGGCTGCAGTCCTTATAAAGGAGCTGGTTTCGGTCATTAAGTACTGTCATGAAATGGGTGTGGTCCATCGGGACATTAAGCCAGAAAACATTTTGCTCACGTCGTCAGGGAAGATGAAGCTTGCGGACTTTGGATTGGCGGTCCGGGTTGCCGGTG GTCAGAAACTGTCTGGTATTGCTGGAAGCCCAGCATATGTTGCACCTGAAGTCCTATTAGGACATTATTCTGAGAAAGTGGATATCTGGGCTGCTGGGGTGCTGCTTTATGCACTGCTAGTTGGTACTCTTCCATTTCGAGGTGAATCTTTGGAAGCTGTTTTTGAGGCAATTAAAAAGGTTGAGCTTGATTTCCAAAGCGGGATATGGGAGTCAGTGTCAGAACTTGCACGGGATCTGGTCCATCGGATGCTGACCCGAAGTGTCTCCACAAGATTGGCTGCTGATGAAGTCTTAA GACACCCATGGATTCTGTTCTACACAGAGTGCCCATCGAAGGCATTGGCAATAAAATCAAGAGTCAGAAACAGTGAACCCAGAATTGAGGTGCAAAGAATTGGAGTCATCAGCAACTCTCCATCTATGGAGGGATTGAGTTGCAAGTCAGAGGAACAGGATGCCTGTGGTTTTGTTGATGCTCTTGCAGTGGCAATATCACGTGTGAGAATATCTGAGCCGAAGCGGAGTAGGATTTGTGACCCTGGGAGTCCAATTCAGCAGCAGTGCTCTTCTAACATGAAGTCTAACCTCTGTACAGCTTTCTGA
- the LOC103711011 gene encoding serine/threonine-protein kinase PEPKR2 isoform X1 yields MESLRRKRKGAKSSSAVGSYLSDGVDHARQIKKCCRGQQNAFPREKVGSCSGGEAAGAVMTAPPSGRPLASSPGRGLKRKLGCIDPVTSIGRKKKLENEYTLGRDIGQGRFGAVRLCRSRASGEEFACKTLPKNGEETVHREVEIMQHLSGHPGIVTLKAVFEDSESFHLVMELCSGGRLIDEMVREGRYSEQRAAVLIKELVSVIKYCHEMGVVHRDIKPENILLTSSGKMKLADFGLAVRVAGGNCQKLSGIAGSPAYVAPEVLLGHYSEKVDIWAAGVLLYALLVGTLPFRGESLEAVFEAIKKVELDFQSGIWESVSELARDLVHRMLTRSVSTRLAADEVLRHPWILFYTECPSKALAIKSRVRNSEPRIEVQRIGVISNSPSMEGLSCKSEEQDACGFVDALAVAISRVRISEPKRSRICDPGSPIQQQCSSNMKSNLCTAF; encoded by the exons ATGGAGTCTttgaggaggaagagaaagggAGCGAAATCTTCTTCGGCTGTGGGGTCATACCTGTCTGATGGCGTGGATCACGCGAGGCAGATAAAGAAGTGCTGTAGGGGCCAGCAGAATGCGTTCCCTCGCGAAAAAGTAGGATCTTGCAGTGGTGGAGAGGCCGCAGGAGCCGTGATGACTGCCCCGCCCTCTGGGAGACCACTGGCGAGTTCTCCGGGACGTGGCCTGAAGAGGAAATTGGGTTGCATAGATCCGGTGACCAGTATTGGCCGGAAGAAGAAGCTGGAGAACGAGTACACTCTTGGCCGGGATATCGGGCAAGGGAGGTTTGGGGCTGTTAGGCTGTGCAGGAGCAGGGCCAGCGGTGAGGAGTTTGCATGCAAGACGTTGCCCAAGAATGGGGAGGAGACCGTTCACCGGGAGGTGGAGATTATGCAGCACCTCTCTGGCCACCCTGGTATTGTTACTCTCAAGGCGGTGTTTGAGGATTCTGAATCTTTTCATCTCGTGATGGAGCTGTGCTCTGGGGGCCGGCTGATTGACGAGATGGTCAGGGAAGGAAGGTACTCGGAGCAGCGGGCTGCAGTCCTTATAAAGGAGCTGGTTTCGGTCATTAAGTACTGTCATGAAATGGGTGTGGTCCATCGGGACATTAAGCCAGAAAACATTTTGCTCACGTCGTCAGGGAAGATGAAGCTTGCGGACTTTGGATTGGCGGTCCGGGTTGCCGGTGGTAATT GTCAGAAACTGTCTGGTATTGCTGGAAGCCCAGCATATGTTGCACCTGAAGTCCTATTAGGACATTATTCTGAGAAAGTGGATATCTGGGCTGCTGGGGTGCTGCTTTATGCACTGCTAGTTGGTACTCTTCCATTTCGAGGTGAATCTTTGGAAGCTGTTTTTGAGGCAATTAAAAAGGTTGAGCTTGATTTCCAAAGCGGGATATGGGAGTCAGTGTCAGAACTTGCACGGGATCTGGTCCATCGGATGCTGACCCGAAGTGTCTCCACAAGATTGGCTGCTGATGAAGTCTTAA GACACCCATGGATTCTGTTCTACACAGAGTGCCCATCGAAGGCATTGGCAATAAAATCAAGAGTCAGAAACAGTGAACCCAGAATTGAGGTGCAAAGAATTGGAGTCATCAGCAACTCTCCATCTATGGAGGGATTGAGTTGCAAGTCAGAGGAACAGGATGCCTGTGGTTTTGTTGATGCTCTTGCAGTGGCAATATCACGTGTGAGAATATCTGAGCCGAAGCGGAGTAGGATTTGTGACCCTGGGAGTCCAATTCAGCAGCAGTGCTCTTCTAACATGAAGTCTAACCTCTGTACAGCTTTCTGA
- the LOC103711030 gene encoding uncharacterized protein LOC103711030 gives MRRSTPAQDRIPTECFSKRRGFPTSTQSSKCSHCFLITLITFLALLQIPTLIQAVLKTPLSFSLFSPSWPFPHQAHNLIYSLAKPKLQEPAVTFLPLKDLRLAKTAMEGNTWFMSSLNDTYEAGETEFLHFPSKERDGRLLCLAGSDPSNGTRNSYTLAPPDALPRNAKLLSGLTYVSDTYYDYDNLWHGLSAVVPFVAWHRRKGCVRPARWVLYHRGELRTRMGPWVAALMKAVFGQEVAIERFEKSQEGPICFEEAVVFRHNEGSMARERREEVYDMMRCKARAYCGISTAVGGLNAVRLTLLLRTGARSFKDEPAVIRIFGRECMRVDACQLKVARPNNLTFCDQVKLLSETDILASTHGAQLTNMFFMDKNSSLMEFFPKGWLELAGVGQYVFRWIASYSGMKHQGAWNDPQGDHCPHNETRRCFSFYKDRQLGHDETFFANWTARVLNEVKEHKLKQAFKRNAQTPLAEGSCQCS, from the exons ATGCGCCGATCAACTCCAGCTCAGGATCGCATACCCACAGAATGCTTCTCCAAGCGAAGAGGCTTCCCCACTTCCACCCAGTCTTCCAAGTGCTCCCATTGCTTCCTCATCACCCTCATCACCTTCCTCGCCCTCCTCCAAATCCCAACACTAATCCAAGCAGTACTCAAGacccccctctccttctccctcttctccccctCATGGCCATTTCCTCACCAAGCCCACAACCTAATTTACTCGCTCGCAAAGCCCAAGCTCCAGGAACCGGCCGTTACATTCCTCCCCCTCAAAGACCTCCGGCTCGCCAAAACCGCCATGGAGGGCAACACTTGGTTCATGAGCTCCCTAAACGACACCTACGAGGCAGGCGAGACCGAGTTCCTCCACTTCCCCTCGAAGGAGCGGGACGGTCGGCTTCTGTGCTTGGCGGGCAGCGACCCATCGAATGGCACGAGGAATTCATACACATTGGCACCGCCGGATGCCCTCCCGCGCAACGCGAAGCTCCTCTCGGGCCTGACATACGTGTCGGATACGTACTACGACTACGATAACTTGTGGCATGGGCTATCGGCGGTGGTGCCATTTGTGGCATGGCACCGGAGGAAAGGGTGCGTTAGGCCAGCAAGGTGGGTGCTGTACCATAGAGGAGAACTTAGAACGCGCATGGGCCCGTGGGTTGCAGCCCTGATGAAGGCAGTCTTCGGACAGGAGGTGGCGATCGAGCGGTTCGAGAAGAGCCAAGAGGGGCCGATTTGCTTTGAGGAGGCAGTGGTGTTTAGGCACAACGAGGGATCGATggcgagggagaggagggaggaggtgtATGACATGATGAGGTGCAAGGCTCGAGCTTACTGCGGGATTAGCACGGCTGTTGGAGGCTTGAATGCCGTAAGGCTTACATTGCTGTTGAGGACGGGGGCCAGGTCGTTTAAGGACGAGCCGGCAGTTATAAGGATCTTTGGGAGGGAGTGCATGAGGGTGGATGCGTGCCAACTCAAGGTTGCCAGGCCTAATAATTTGACATTCTGCGATCAG GTGAAATTACTGAGTGAAACGGACATCCTAGCCTCTACTCATGGGGCTCAGCTGACCAATATGTTCTTCATGGACAAGAACAGCAGCCTAATGGAGTTCTTCCCCAAAGGATGGCTAGAGCTAGCAGGTGTGGGGCAGTACGTTTTTCGGTGGATCGCTAGCTATTCAGGGATGAAGCACCAAGGGGCATGGAATGATCCCCAAGGCGATCATTGCCCTCACAACGAGACACGTCGGTGCTTTTCATTCTACAAGGATCGCCAGCTTGGGCATGATGAGACCTTCTTCGCCAATTGGACAGCAAGGGTCCTTAATGAGGTAAAGGAGCACAAGCTGAAGCAAGCATTCAAAAGAAACGCTCAGACACCGCTTGCAGAAGGTTCTTGCCAATGTAGCTAG